The following are from one region of the Oreochromis aureus strain Israel breed Guangdong linkage group 1, ZZ_aureus, whole genome shotgun sequence genome:
- the dbx1a gene encoding homeobox protein DBX1-A, whose amino-acid sequence MMIPSVIAPPAFYPGLYRPTAALPLHQTLPSAFQTHSSFLVEDLLRISRPAAFINRTVPSASASVPTATTVSTGGAPEHTVAASAGTRESCSPKTSVPNSKDPSFLKFGVNAILAPSPKTASSPPAVHSLNTKTFPVPCFDAAFHPIFRAPYLPASSSVVPIPGTFSWPLAARGKPRRGMLRRAVFSDVQRKALEKMFQKQKYISKPDRKKLASKLGLKDSQVKIWFQNRRMKWRNSKERELLSSGGCREQTLPTKANPHPDLSDVGKKSSAEDEEEEEEEKEFGTERMRAAGSTISSPSLSSKHSDFSESDEEEITVS is encoded by the exons ATGATGATCCCAAGCGTTATTGCGCCTCCTGCCTTCTACCCCGGGCTGTACCGGCCCACCGCGGCTCTCCCGCTCCACCAGACCCTGCCGTCGGCCTTCCAGACCCACTCTAGCTTCCTGGTGGAGGATCTGCTGCGGATAAGCCGCCCCGCCGCCTTTATAAACCGAACTGTTCCGTCAGCGAGCGCCTCCGTGCCAACAGCCACCACCGTGTCCACCGGCGGCGCGCCGGAGCACACGGTAGCGGCGAGTGCGGGGACGCGCGAATCGTGCTCACCTAAAACATCGGTGCCGAACAGCAAGGACCCGAGTTTTCTCAAGTTTGGAGTGAACGCCATCCTCGCACCCTCACCAAAGACGG CGTCCTCACCCCCTGCAGTCCACAGTCTGAACACCAAGACCTTCCCCGTCCCCTGCTTTGACGCAGCCTTTCACCCCATATTCAGGGCGCCTTATTTACCAG CATCTTCATCCGTTGTTCCAATCCCGGGGACTTTTTCGTGGCCTTTGGCAGCCAGAGGAAAACCCCGGAGAGGGATGCTGAGGAGAGCGGTGTTCTCCGACGTGCAGCGCAAAGCCTTGGAGAAAATGTTTCAGAAACAGAAATACATCAGCAAGCCCGACAGGAAGAAGCTGGCATCTAAACTTGGCCTAAAAGACTCGCAG GTAAAAATTTGGTTTCAGAACCGACGGATGAAATGGAGAAATTCCAAGGAACGAGAGCTGCTGTCATCCGGTGGATGCCGCGAGCAGACGCTGCCCACCAAAGCCAATCCGCACCCGGACCTCAGCGATGTGGGCAAGAAGTCCTCAGCCGAGGacgaagaggaagaagaggaagaaaaggagTTCGGAACAGAGAGAATGAGGGCGGCAGGTTCCACCatctcctctccctccctctccagTAAGCACTCGGACTTCTCGGAGTCAGATGAAGAGGAGATAACAGTAtcttaa